A portion of the Natronococcus sp. AD-5 genome contains these proteins:
- a CDS encoding CBS domain-containing protein, producing MPVGKLGPEDVVTAQRDDDLETVTGLFAEENVGAVVITEDEEPVGIVTDRDAALAIPENDDVGSVSVEDVMTADPATLREDDEAIEISRAIEEYNVRRFPVVDEDGALTGIVTLDDLVATIGEQLENVADTVEVQSPDYSP from the coding sequence ATGCCCGTAGGTAAGCTTGGTCCGGAAGACGTCGTTACGGCACAGCGAGACGACGACCTCGAGACGGTGACGGGGCTGTTCGCCGAGGAAAACGTCGGTGCGGTCGTCATCACCGAAGACGAGGAACCGGTCGGCATCGTTACCGACCGCGACGCGGCGCTCGCGATCCCCGAAAACGACGACGTCGGATCGGTCTCGGTCGAGGACGTGATGACCGCGGATCCCGCGACGCTCCGGGAAGACGACGAGGCGATCGAGATCTCCCGCGCGATCGAGGAGTACAACGTCCGTCGATTCCCGGTCGTCGACGAGGACGGCGCGCTGACGGGGATCGTCACGTTGGACGATCTCGTCGCGACGATCGGCGAGCAACTCGAGAACGTCGCCGATACGGTCGAAGTCCAGTCCCCCGACTACAGTCCGTAG
- a CDS encoding ABC transporter ATP-binding protein, whose product MINRAVRKTLSSASEAPDERASTTAVRLASVSHEYGTGGGFRSRRDRTVTALRDVSIEVDPGEVVGLEGPSGSGKSTILHAVTGLLVPTEGAVELRGTDLTTLSDRKRTRIRRRHVGIVFQRFHLLSSLSARANVALPLVQAGVPKSARRERAVTLLEEVGLGDRITHLPGELSGGEQQRVAIARALATDPDVIVADEPTGELDTATGTAVLDLLTEVGRDRTILVASHDDATLSVTDRVITLRDGTVVSDGG is encoded by the coding sequence ATTATCAACCGGGCAGTTCGGAAGACGCTTTCGTCAGCATCGGAGGCACCCGACGAGCGCGCGTCGACGACGGCCGTTCGGCTCGCGAGCGTAAGCCATGAGTACGGGACCGGCGGCGGGTTTCGATCCCGGCGCGATCGGACGGTGACCGCGCTGCGCGACGTTTCGATCGAGGTCGATCCGGGCGAAGTCGTCGGTCTCGAGGGGCCGAGCGGCAGCGGCAAGTCGACGATCCTGCACGCGGTCACCGGCCTCCTGGTACCGACGGAAGGAGCGGTCGAACTCCGCGGGACCGACCTCACGACGCTCTCCGACCGGAAACGGACGCGGATCCGCCGCCGGCACGTCGGCATCGTGTTCCAGCGCTTTCACCTCCTCTCGTCGCTGTCGGCGCGGGCGAACGTCGCGCTCCCGCTCGTCCAGGCCGGGGTTCCGAAGTCGGCCCGCCGGGAACGGGCGGTGACGCTGCTCGAGGAGGTCGGACTCGGCGACCGAATCACGCACCTGCCGGGCGAGTTGAGCGGCGGCGAGCAACAGCGCGTCGCGATCGCGCGGGCGTTGGCGACCGATCCGGACGTGATCGTCGCCGACGAGCCGACGGGCGAACTGGACACGGCGACCGGGACGGCGGTTCTCGATCTCCTGACCGAGGTCGGCCGGGACCGGACGATCCTGGTCGCCTCGCACGACGATGCCACGCTCTCCGTCACCGATCGGGTGATCACCCTGCGTGATGGAACGGTGGTCTCGGATGGCGGATGA
- a CDS encoding ABC transporter permease — translation MADDRERRRARWLGIAGLSATRLRRRAVRIGSGRLAATIAAVALTIALLLMVTGIALGLADGGIDSRDDADVRITPEDERTLSAVDGVEEPNLGATNERAEMIRSQDGVDHASPVLVEPVRLESADGEAETVLLVGVVPDGESRTVAGLSTTGLEPGDPHYAEGSYDGPREGAIVLSESAAERLDATADDELALSSVRADGKAPTVVVADVEAATEGGDSAPVALAHLSELQSASGAADGELADRILVWGESESAAAAAADAYPDAAVESTGTGNPSSLFDDGLAFATSALALIVGVAICASFVATTMGMTVNEDRAALAILAAVGFPTHSRLAIVAFSTALTTLCGALLGIALGVGGIHVVNAVAGATVASGAVAAMHPLFVPYAIAVALVSGLIAVPYPLAVAARTTILAEVER, via the coding sequence ATGGCGGATGACCGCGAGCGTCGCCGCGCGCGCTGGCTCGGGATCGCCGGCCTCTCGGCGACGCGGCTCCGGAGGCGAGCGGTGCGAATCGGGTCGGGGCGGCTCGCGGCGACGATCGCCGCCGTCGCGCTGACGATCGCGCTCCTGTTGATGGTCACCGGGATCGCACTGGGGCTCGCCGACGGCGGAATCGACTCCCGGGACGACGCCGACGTGCGCATCACGCCCGAGGACGAGCGCACGCTGTCGGCAGTCGACGGGGTCGAAGAACCGAACCTCGGCGCGACGAACGAACGGGCCGAGATGATCCGCTCGCAGGACGGCGTCGATCACGCCTCGCCCGTGCTCGTCGAGCCGGTTCGGCTCGAGTCGGCCGACGGCGAGGCCGAGACCGTGCTGCTCGTCGGCGTCGTCCCCGACGGCGAGTCGCGGACCGTCGCGGGCCTGTCGACGACCGGCCTCGAGCCGGGAGATCCCCACTACGCCGAGGGCTCGTACGACGGACCGCGGGAGGGTGCGATCGTGCTCTCGGAATCCGCCGCCGAGCGGCTCGACGCGACGGCGGACGACGAACTCGCGCTCTCGAGCGTGCGAGCCGACGGGAAGGCGCCGACGGTCGTCGTGGCCGACGTCGAGGCCGCGACCGAAGGCGGCGACTCGGCGCCGGTCGCGCTCGCACACCTGAGCGAACTCCAGTCGGCGTCCGGCGCCGCCGACGGCGAACTCGCCGATCGAATCCTGGTGTGGGGGGAGTCGGAGTCGGCGGCGGCAGCCGCCGCCGACGCGTACCCGGACGCCGCGGTCGAATCGACGGGTACCGGTAACCCGTCGTCGCTGTTCGACGACGGCCTGGCGTTCGCGACGAGCGCCCTCGCGCTGATCGTGGGGGTGGCGATCTGCGCGTCGTTCGTCGCGACGACCATGGGGATGACGGTCAACGAGGATCGCGCCGCCCTCGCGATCCTCGCGGCGGTCGGCTTCCCGACGCACAGTCGGCTCGCGATCGTGGCGTTCTCCACGGCGCTGACGACGCTGTGCGGCGCGCTCCTGGGAATCGCGCTCGGCGTCGGGGGTATTCACGTCGTCAACGCCGTCGCCGGAGCGACCGTCGCCTCGGGCGCCGTCGCGGCGATGCACCCGCTGTTCGTCCCGTACGCGATCGCCGTCGCGCTCGTCTCGGGGCTGATCGCCGTTCCCTATCCGCTCGCGGTCGCCGCGCGAACGACGATCCTCGCGGAGGTGGAACGGTGA
- a CDS encoding ABC transporter permease — protein MSVRQALARTRAVAGLAIAQLRRSPGRVALTVLAVALAVLSVTLLASLGVGVVDKGEEGLEAADRDIWISSDPVDPAASGTQNPIVGTHGVAAEINERDDVRSATPIAVHDVYVGSDPDDLRRRSAVGVESTHSGYDFEEGGGFSMRDDPYDGTPADEPRTAEIVLDPRIAEELDVGVGETVYVGTSRETAAAAEFTVVGTSRHHSQFLGSPAVTVPFADLQAIAGTAGTDRSTFLTADVADDADREAVADDLAAEYPEYDVRTSDRQVRAMFEERPLVLASGATLVGLAVLGGIVLTVNLFALVAYQQREELAALRAIGLSRWVLAGTIGAQGLVIGLLGGVLGVAATPLFARVLNYLAADVIGFERLLRTPLEVYAVGLVLAVCVGTIVAIATGWRTGRYASLEHLDG, from the coding sequence GTGAGCGTTCGCCAGGCGCTCGCCCGAACCCGCGCCGTCGCCGGACTCGCGATCGCGCAGCTGCGCCGGTCGCCCGGGCGCGTCGCGCTGACCGTGCTCGCGGTGGCGCTCGCCGTGCTGTCGGTGACGCTGCTCGCGAGCCTCGGCGTCGGCGTCGTGGACAAGGGCGAGGAGGGACTCGAGGCGGCCGACCGCGACATCTGGATCTCGAGCGATCCGGTCGATCCGGCGGCGAGCGGGACGCAGAATCCGATCGTCGGCACGCACGGGGTCGCGGCCGAGATCAACGAACGGGACGACGTTCGAAGCGCCACGCCGATCGCGGTCCACGACGTCTACGTCGGCTCGGATCCCGACGACTTACGGCGCCGCTCGGCGGTCGGCGTCGAATCGACCCACAGCGGGTACGACTTCGAGGAGGGCGGCGGGTTCTCGATGCGGGACGATCCCTACGACGGTACGCCCGCCGACGAGCCCCGGACGGCCGAAATCGTGCTCGATCCGCGGATCGCCGAGGAACTCGACGTCGGCGTCGGCGAGACGGTCTACGTCGGAACCAGTCGGGAGACGGCGGCGGCCGCCGAGTTCACCGTGGTGGGCACCTCCCGACACCACTCCCAGTTCCTGGGCTCTCCCGCGGTGACGGTGCCCTTCGCGGACCTGCAGGCGATCGCGGGAACGGCGGGAACGGACCGATCGACGTTCCTTACCGCCGACGTCGCTGACGACGCCGACCGCGAGGCCGTCGCGGACGACCTCGCCGCGGAGTACCCCGAGTACGACGTCAGGACGAGCGACCGGCAGGTACGGGCGATGTTCGAGGAGCGGCCGCTCGTGCTCGCGAGCGGCGCGACGCTGGTCGGTCTCGCCGTCCTCGGCGGGATCGTCCTGACGGTCAACCTCTTCGCGCTCGTCGCCTACCAGCAGCGAGAGGAACTCGCCGCGCTCCGGGCGATCGGCCTCTCGCGGTGGGTCCTCGCGGGGACGATCGGCGCGCAGGGGCTCGTCATCGGCCTGCTCGGCGGCGTTCTCGGCGTCGCCGCCACGCCCCTGTTCGCGCGCGTGTTGAACTACCTCGCCGCCGACGTCATCGGCTTCGAGCGGCTCCTCCGGACGCCGCTCGAGGTGTACGCCGTCGGCCTCGTCCTCGCGGTCTGCGTGGGAACGATCGTCGCGATCGCCACCGGCTGGCGAACCGGCCGGTACGCCAGCCTCGAGCACCTCGACGGATAA
- a CDS encoding DUF2270 domain-containing protein: MDETSDRHDTQDQEVAADAGTDPEEFLSLLPHFYRGSVTQATSAQDRLDRTTDWAITLIAALLSIVFASEDIPAYLLLIGLVLLSMFLFFEVRRYRFYDVWRSQVRFVQENVFANAFDPAGVEQHPNWREEIGNDLRQPTFKVSYLEALSRRLRRVYALLFVVVGLAWVSKIILFSPEAQWTEAAELPGIPGVVVITALTVFYIAVLLIAFWPDEREAKGEIHDVEPGQWKETNNER; this comes from the coding sequence ATGGACGAGACATCCGACCGACACGATACTCAAGATCAGGAGGTTGCGGCCGATGCCGGCACTGATCCGGAGGAATTCCTCTCGCTCCTCCCGCACTTTTATCGAGGCAGTGTGACTCAGGCGACCAGCGCACAGGATCGGCTCGACCGGACAACCGACTGGGCGATCACCCTGATCGCCGCATTACTCTCTATCGTGTTCGCAAGCGAGGATATACCGGCGTACCTCCTGTTGATCGGGCTGGTACTGCTGAGTATGTTCCTCTTTTTTGAAGTCCGACGCTACCGGTTCTACGATGTGTGGCGGTCTCAAGTCCGGTTCGTTCAGGAGAACGTCTTCGCGAACGCCTTCGATCCCGCGGGCGTCGAACAGCATCCGAACTGGAGAGAAGAGATCGGCAACGACCTCCGTCAGCCAACGTTCAAGGTCTCATACCTCGAAGCCCTGTCCCGTCGGCTCCGTCGGGTGTACGCGTTACTCTTTGTCGTCGTCGGACTCGCCTGGGTATCTAAGATTATCCTCTTTAGCCCCGAAGCACAGTGGACCGAGGCGGCGGAGCTCCCGGGCATCCCTGGGGTGGTCGTCATAACGGCGCTAACCGTGTTCTATATCGCAGTCCTGTTGATCGCGTTCTGGCCGGACGAACGCGAGGCGAAGGGGGAAATTCACGACGTTGAGCCCGGCCAGTGGAAGGAGACGAACAATGAGCGTTAG
- a CDS encoding winged helix-turn-helix domain-containing protein encodes MSLEFSSSDDAPAREHVIGVLTDDACREIIAVLEEPLTVPAIADEIERPLSTTYRKLDRLTESGLVRETVGARPGREQKSRYVTDFDRIAIALDDDRDVRVDVERSNDHSIALWKGNI; translated from the coding sequence ATGTCACTCGAGTTTTCCTCGTCGGATGACGCTCCCGCGCGCGAGCACGTCATCGGCGTGCTGACCGACGACGCGTGTCGGGAGATCATCGCGGTCCTCGAGGAACCGCTGACCGTTCCGGCGATCGCCGACGAGATCGAGCGCCCGCTCTCGACGACCTACCGCAAACTCGATCGGCTGACCGAGTCCGGACTGGTCAGGGAGACCGTCGGCGCTCGACCGGGTCGCGAACAGAAGTCCCGGTACGTCACGGACTTCGATCGGATCGCGATCGCCCTCGACGACGATCGGGACGTCCGTGTCGACGTCGAACGCTCGAACGACCACTCGATCGCCCTCTGGAAGGGAAATATCTGA
- a CDS encoding cob(I)yrinic acid a,c-diamide adenosyltransferase produces MSDDQSPDSVVENTPGQGRTPEPERIEPAAPEEFGLAQVWWGDGKGKTTATLGMGLRAAGHGYRVHMLQFMKGGASSVDAVRGEYNAIAALPGMSYENLGHYGWHGMADGSEDADHEAEAQAGLERAHELLEAAAAADLSAPIDLEADPEAGMHMLILDEVLYAADRGLIGEDDVHDLIDAKPDDLELVLSGSHAEPAYLEDRADLITNVRKVKHPIEGGQRARRGTEF; encoded by the coding sequence ATGAGCGACGACCAGTCGCCCGACTCCGTCGTCGAGAACACGCCGGGGCAGGGGCGAACGCCCGAACCCGAACGCATCGAACCCGCCGCGCCCGAGGAGTTCGGCCTCGCGCAGGTCTGGTGGGGCGACGGCAAGGGGAAGACGACAGCCACGCTCGGGATGGGACTGCGAGCGGCCGGGCACGGCTACCGCGTCCACATGCTCCAGTTCATGAAAGGCGGCGCCTCGAGCGTCGACGCCGTGCGTGGCGAGTACAACGCGATCGCCGCCCTCCCGGGGATGAGCTACGAGAACCTCGGCCACTACGGCTGGCACGGGATGGCCGACGGCAGCGAGGACGCGGACCACGAGGCCGAGGCCCAGGCCGGCCTCGAGCGCGCCCACGAGTTGCTCGAGGCGGCCGCGGCCGCCGACCTCTCGGCGCCGATCGACCTCGAGGCCGACCCCGAAGCGGGGATGCACATGCTCATCCTGGACGAGGTGCTGTACGCGGCGGACCGGGGGCTGATCGGGGAGGACGACGTTCACGACCTGATCGACGCCAAACCCGACGACCTCGAACTGGTGCTCTCCGGGAGCCACGCCGAACCGGCGTACCTCGAGGATCGCGCGGACCTGATCAC